In Canis lupus familiaris isolate Mischka breed German Shepherd chromosome 24, alternate assembly UU_Cfam_GSD_1.0, whole genome shotgun sequence, a single genomic region encodes these proteins:
- the GHRH gene encoding somatoliberin precursor: MLLWVFFLVILTLSSGSHSSPPSLPIRIPRYADAIFTNSYRKVLGQLSARKLLQDIMSRQQGERNREQGAKVRLGRQVDSLWASQKQMALENILASLLQKRRNSQG; this comes from the exons ATGCTGCTCTGGGTGTTCTTCCTGGTGATCCTCACCCTCAGCAGTGGCTCCCACTCTTCCCCGCCATCCCTGCCCATCAG AATCCCTCGGTATGCAGACGCCATCTTCACCAACAGCTACCGGAAGGTGCTGGGCCAGCTGTCCGCCCGCAAGCTCCTGCAGGACATCATGAGCCGGCAGCAGGG AGAGAGAAACCGGGAGCAAGGAGCAAAGGTACGACTCGGCCGTCAGGTGGACAGTCTGTGggcaagccaaaagcagatggcATTGGAGAACATCCTGGCATCCCTGTTACAGAAACGCAG GAATTCCCAAGGATGA